One Nicotiana sylvestris chromosome 12, ASM39365v2, whole genome shotgun sequence genomic window carries:
- the LOC104218470 gene encoding probable F-box protein At2g36090, giving the protein MTSSPNYPLITSITMVTAEKGGAAEFSDLHPDIIEDHILPRLDGPTLASTSCSSTTLHHLCSDNHLWSRICHSTWPSTATPRVSHVISTFPDSGHRTFFAQSFSLPLSDDKQIHDLESVDLKRVLHAININPYHLFCICTYDPSRKQWIQLSSSVYAREMNSVASSNIINCSSPPLELISAVDIHYKEKVVFSKVQETETTTSWFQCWPFRIDMIDPKDVILTTIKHPNDDDTCTDLIEDMTLSWILINPIGRRAINLSSFKPVSVQRHWLTGEVQVRFTSILTDDQKRGHVQCEIVVTCGGSEVGEMEVREVSLEVEDMDGTHLNGRESLVILQRALEGKRGNGANRAEIGRKRYKEFLEMRRERKERKLKREGALDILCVAFGIFIFVAFWCFLFCLGR; this is encoded by the coding sequence ATGACTTCCTCTCCCAATTATCCGCTCATCACCAGTATCACCATGGTCACGGCGGAGAAAGGCGGCGCCGCCGAATTTTCCGATTTGCATCCAGATATAATAGAAGATCATATCCTCCCTCGCCTTGACGGACCAACACTAGCCTCTACGAGCTGTTCCTCCACCACCCTCCACCACCTTTGCTCCGACAATCACTTGTGGTCACGTATATGCCACTCCACTTGGCCGTCCACCGCCACTCCACGTGTCAGTCACGTGATCTCCACTTTCCCTGACAGCGGTCACCGTACCTTCTTCGCTCAGTCCTTCTCCCTCCCTCTTTCCGATGATAAGCAAATTCACGATTTAGAGTCAGTGGATTTGAAGCGAGTGCTCCATGCTATAAATATAAACCCTTATCACCTTTTTTGTATATGTACATATGATCCGAGTCGAAAACAATGGATTCAGTTGAGCTCTTCCGTCTATGCCCGAGAGATGAATTCAGTTGCATCCTCTAATATTATAAACTGTTCGTCTCCGCCGCTTGAGTTAATCTCAGCCGTCGATATACACTACAAGGAGAAGGTAGTTTTCAGTAAAGTGCAAGAGACTGAAACCACGACGAGTTGGTTTCAGTGCTGGCCGTTTAGAATTGACATGATAGATCCAAAGGATGTGATTTTAACGACGATAAAACACCCGAATGATGATGACACGTGTACGGATTTGATTGAAGATATGACGCTGAGTTGGATTTTGATTAATCCAATCGGACGGCGAGCAATTAACCTCTCTTCTTTCAAGCCTGTTTCTGTGCAACGTCATTGGTTGACTGGGGAAGTGCAAGTGCGGTTTACTTCAATCCTGACCGATGATCAGAAGAGAGGTCACGTGCAGTGCGAGATAGTGGTCACGTGCGGTGGATCTGAAGTAGGAGAGATGGAGGTAAGGGAAGTGAGTTTGGAGGTGGAGGACATGGATGGAACTCACTTGAACGGGAGGGAGAGTTTGGTAATTTTACAAAGGGCATTGGAGGGTAAAAGGGGAAATGGAGCTAACAGGGCTGAAATAGGGAGGAAGAGGTATAAAGAATTCTTGGAAATGagaagggaaagaaaagaaagaaagttgaAGAGAGAAGGGGCGTTGGATATTTTGTGTGTGGCATTTGGTATATTCATTTTTGTGGCTTTTTGGTGTTTTCTATTTTGTTTGGGTAGATAA
- the LOC104218468 gene encoding small RNA-binding protein 11, chloroplastic-like, with the protein MAAFRRLLPTNRSTIPSTSALFLSHRGVASKLFVGGLSFYTSENGLSEAFSQHGQVIEAKIVMDRVSDKSKGFGFVTYASEDEAKKALQEMNGKPLNGRVIFVDYAKPKADFGGGVPIARGPPEPPIEQ; encoded by the exons ATGGCTGCATTTAGAAGATTATTGCCCACAAACAGAAGTACTATACCATCAACTTCTGCACTCTTCCTTTCTCACAGAGGCGTAGCTTCTAAGCTCTTTGTTGGAG GACTCTCATTTTACACCTCAGAGAACGGACTGTCAGAGGCATTTTCTCAACATGGTCAAGTTATCGAAG CTAAAATTGTGATGGATAGAGTCTCAGACAAATCCAAGGGTTTTGGATTTGTCACCTATGCATCTGAAGATGAAGCCAAGAAGGCCTTGCAAGAAATGAACGGCAAG CCTCTTAATGGGCGGGTTATTTTTGTGGACTACGCAAAGCCTAAAGCCGATTTTGGTGGGGGTGTGCCAATAGCCAGAGGCCCCCCTGAGCCACCAATAGAACAGTAA
- the LOC104218467 gene encoding casparian strip membrane protein 1 has product MEKSESTKIDVVETNKERKGKAPLLGKAPVVAAAVVHAKGGGAKRGIAIFDLILRIAAFASALGAAVAMATTEETLPFFTQFFQFEASYDDLPTFTFFVVAMAIVVAYLVLSVPFSIVCIVRPHAVVPRLLLIIFDTVIIALTTGAAGSSAAIVYLAHNGNQDANWLAICQQFGDFCQRVSGAVVAAFVTVVILIFLVVLSASALRRHH; this is encoded by the exons ATGGAGAAAAGTGAGTCAACCAAGATTGATGTAGTGGAAACCAACaaagaaaggaaaggaaaagcTCCACTTTTGGGAAAAGCTCCTGtggttgctgctgctgttgtacATGCAAAGGGAGGAGGTGCCAAGAGAGGCATTGCAATTTTTGACCTTATTTTAAGAATTGCAGCTTTTGCTTCTGCATTAGGTGCAGCTGTTGCTATGGCAACCACTGAAGAAACTCTTCCTTTCTTCACACAATTCTTTCAATTCGAAGCCAGTTACGACGATCTTCCAACTTTTAC GTTTTTTGTGGTAGCAATGGCAATAGTTGTTGCCTACCTTGTCCTCTCTGTGCCCTTCTCTATAGTGTGCATTGTACGCCCCCATGCAGTTGTACCTCGGCTGCTCCTCATTATCTTTGACACG GTTATTATTGCATTGACAACGGGAGCAGCAGGGTCTTCAGCAGCCATAGTGTACTTGGCTCACAATGGAAACCAAGATGCAAATTGGCTAGCAATCTGCCAACAATTTGGTGATTTTTGCCAAAGGGTCAGTGGAGCTGTGGTGGCTGCCTTTGTCACTGTGGTCATCTTGATCTTCTTGGTCGTTCTATCTGCTTCCGCTCTTCGAAGACACCACTAA
- the LOC104218471 gene encoding uncharacterized protein, with the protein MKLNIKTPFRFFNVWPSHEEFDTIVGTLWRRKEANDQMENIWKKLKALKPLFKSLNITEYKGIAERIDNARADLIQVQEEMRLRYSDSMLLQEKTILQNLEKWSLIEESILKQKARLKWIKLGDANTKYFYVVMKDKSQRKQILEIYTDDGVKLATPTSVKEEIVKFYKSLMRTVDASLPAINKETIKNGPKFTHEQQLSLCVEKVIPNIISEAQTGFIPGRKIADNIILTRELVKAYTRKNTFPRCMIKINLTKAYDSMEWIFLEKVMVELGFPKRFQDLVITCVKTVGYSIVVNGEPTMHFPTTKGLRQGDPILPFLFTIVMEYLSRSLKGLEKEKDKYHPRCSRLGIIHLSFADDLLLFVRGDITSITQLQQCLNQFYRASGLQANKTKSSIYYGGVP; encoded by the exons ATGAAACTTAACATTAAAACTCCTTTTAGGTTTTTTAATGTATGgccttctcatgaagagtttgaTACAATTGTTGGCACTCTGTGGAGAAGAAAGGAAGCTAATGACCAAATGGAGAACATATGGAAGAAACTGAAAGCTCTGAAACCTTTATTCAAAAGCCTTAATATTACTGAGTATAAAGGCATTGCTGAGAGAATTGATAATGCTAGGGCTGACCTTATTCAAGTTCAGGAGGAAATGAGGCTACGATATTCAGACTCCATGTTGCTACAAGAGAAGACTATCCTACAGAACTTGGAGAAGTGGTCACTTATTGAGGAAAGTATCCTCAAACAGAAGGCTAGATTGAAGTGGATCAAGCTAGGAGATGCTAACACTAAGTACTTCTATGTTGTCATGAAAGATAAAAGTCAAAGAAAGCAGATACTAGAGATATACACTGATGATGGAGTAAAACTGGCTACTCCTACTAGTGTTAAGGAAGAGATAGTTAAATTCTATAAGAGCTTGATGAGAACTGTTGATGCATCTTTGCCTGCTATCAACAAAGAAACTATAAAGAATGGACCTAAGTTCACTCATGAACAACAATTGAGCTTATGTGTGGAG AAAGTTATACCAAACATCATAAGTGAGGCACAAACTGGTTTCATTCCTGGGAGAAAGATTGCAGACAACATCATCTTGACTCGTGAGCTTGTTAAAGCTTACACAAGGAAGAACACTTTCCCTAGATGTATGATCAAAATAAACCTCACAAAGGCTTATGATTCTATGGAGTGGATCTTTCTGGAGAAGGTCATGGTTGAGCTAGGATTCCCTAAAAGATTTCAAGATTTGGTCATAACCTGTGTTAAGACTGTGGGATACTCAATTGTGGTGAATGGAGAGCCTACAATGCATTTTCCAACAACTAAAGGACTAAGACAAGGTGATCCCATTTTACCTTTCCTATTTACAATTGTAATGGAGTATTTGAGTAGAAGTCTCAAAGGATTGGAAAAGGAGAAGGATAAATATCACCCTAGATGTTCAAGGCTAGGTATTATACACCTCAGTTTTGCTGATGATTTGCTCTTATTTGTAAGAGGTGATATAACTTCTATTACTCAGCTTCAGCAATGCCTAAACCAATTTTATAGAGCCTCAGGTCTACAAGCTAATAAGACTAAGAGTTCTATATACTACGGAGGTGTTCCATAA